In one Sphingobacterium daejeonense genomic region, the following are encoded:
- a CDS encoding nucleoid-associated protein: MRSDETLADLLMQYFMKPFAKANEVYRFYHPNYTLELNEVFYFSRQYFKGELPFLEFSKSIAKFLYEVTEHPKIKSGELYVVALDNVQLEGEEHKAIGIFKSENKEAYLKVYTEASGLGVNYEEKAININKLDKGVVIVNVEEEQGYKVLCVDQTNGSEAVYWKDDFLKLKTRNDNFQQTGNLMKVYKNFVAEKIDEVFEMDKADKIDLMNRSMNYFKTKETFDENEFNEEVIGNPDAISLFKDYKSNFEDEFETPFQSNFDIAAPAVKKMASSYKSVLKLDKNFHIYVHGKRELLEKGYDEDKGMNYYKLYFENEE, translated from the coding sequence GTGAGATCTGATGAAACCTTGGCAGATTTACTGATGCAATACTTTATGAAGCCTTTTGCAAAGGCAAATGAAGTATATAGATTTTATCATCCCAATTATACTCTTGAATTAAATGAAGTATTTTACTTCTCTAGGCAATATTTTAAAGGGGAATTACCGTTCTTGGAATTCTCTAAATCCATTGCCAAGTTTTTATATGAGGTTACCGAACATCCGAAAATCAAATCTGGTGAACTTTATGTAGTGGCTTTGGATAATGTGCAATTGGAAGGGGAAGAACATAAAGCCATTGGGATTTTTAAATCTGAAAACAAAGAAGCTTACTTAAAAGTATATACTGAAGCATCAGGATTAGGCGTAAACTACGAGGAGAAAGCGATCAATATCAATAAGCTGGATAAAGGCGTCGTGATTGTGAACGTCGAAGAGGAGCAAGGCTACAAAGTACTATGTGTAGACCAAACAAATGGTTCAGAAGCAGTTTATTGGAAGGATGATTTCTTGAAGCTTAAAACTCGAAACGACAATTTCCAACAAACTGGAAACCTGATGAAGGTATACAAAAACTTTGTTGCTGAAAAGATCGATGAAGTTTTTGAAATGGATAAAGCCGACAAAATTGACCTGATGAATAGGTCAATGAATTATTTCAAAACTAAAGAGACCTTTGATGAAAATGAATTTAATGAAGAGGTAATTGGTAACCCTGATGCTATTTCATTGTTCAAAGATTATAAAAGTAATTTTGAAGATGAGTTTGAAACTCCATTCCAGTCTAATTTTGATATCGCTGCTCCGGCAGTAAAAAAAATGGCTAGTAGCTATAAGTCAGTGTTAAAGCTTGATAAAAATTTCCATATCTATGTACATGGGAAACGTGAGCTTTTGGAGAAAGGATATGATGAGGATAAAGGAATGAACTATTATAAGTTATATTTCGAGAACGAAGAATAA
- a CDS encoding DUF3810 domain-containing protein: MAKKSKNWYFKWIGICILLIIGLQVFQSNPQWVEHFYSRGFYPIYAYLPKLLFGWLPFSIGDILYAVIFVVLGYILIKSFILLFKKQFRKSGIQVLRFIGFLLTVYIFFYAAWAMNYFRIPISKQMELKVDTILLEDHLAVLDEHIQKANTLREGLIFTDKNRSEADHRIEKLMKSDSLFQMLSKTQVKIKTPIIGSMASYFGVSGYFNPFSNEAHVNGQMPLTSYPFTVAHELSHQMGIGFEDECNFIAFVKLKENEDPWFQYSAYYESTTYLLRTLYLVDSTAFETYKSKLSPKVIMDIKTDQEYWKRYTGWLADASGLFYNQYLKHNNQAEGMARYGMVSRLIIAWEQKNRQPK; the protein is encoded by the coding sequence ATGGCCAAGAAGTCTAAAAATTGGTATTTCAAATGGATTGGCATATGTATATTGCTAATTATTGGGCTTCAGGTTTTCCAATCGAACCCTCAATGGGTAGAGCACTTTTATAGTAGGGGATTCTACCCAATCTACGCTTACCTACCGAAACTACTTTTTGGATGGTTACCATTTAGCATAGGTGACATATTGTATGCTGTTATTTTTGTTGTACTGGGGTATATCCTGATAAAGTCATTCATTTTACTTTTTAAAAAGCAGTTTAGAAAATCTGGAATTCAAGTATTACGTTTCATAGGTTTTTTGTTGACTGTGTATATTTTCTTCTATGCAGCTTGGGCAATGAATTATTTTCGTATTCCTATCAGCAAGCAGATGGAACTTAAAGTAGATACTATCTTGCTGGAGGACCATCTGGCTGTTTTAGATGAACATATACAAAAAGCAAATACGCTTAGGGAAGGTTTGATTTTTACAGACAAAAATAGGAGTGAGGCAGACCACAGGATTGAGAAATTGATGAAATCCGACAGCCTCTTTCAGATGCTTTCAAAAACCCAAGTAAAGATTAAGACACCAATAATAGGGTCCATGGCATCTTATTTTGGAGTATCGGGTTATTTTAATCCCTTCAGCAATGAAGCCCATGTCAATGGACAGATGCCATTAACAAGCTATCCTTTTACAGTAGCACATGAGTTGTCCCACCAAATGGGAATAGGCTTTGAGGATGAATGTAATTTTATTGCTTTCGTGAAATTAAAGGAAAATGAGGATCCCTGGTTTCAATATTCAGCATATTATGAAAGCACCACCTATCTTTTAAGGACTTTGTATTTGGTGGATAGCACAGCATTTGAAACCTATAAATCGAAGCTTTCTCCTAAAGTAATAATGGATATAAAAACTGACCAAGAATACTGGAAGAGATATACTGGTTGGTTAGCAGATGCGTCCGGATTGTTCTACAACCAATATTTGAAGCATAATAATCAAGCCGAAGGAATGGCAAGATATGGCATGGTAAGCCGATTGATTATCGCTTGGGAACAAAAAAATAGGCAACCTAAATAG
- a CDS encoding HesB/IscA family protein, translating into MVTITDKAKQRIDSIMKDENYDDTYFVRVAVESGGCSGLSYKLNFDNEEKKGDQFFEDKGVKICLDIKSYLYLAGTELDYSDGLNGKGFEFHNPNASRTCACGESFSV; encoded by the coding sequence ATGGTTACCATAACAGATAAAGCAAAACAACGTATAGATTCGATAATGAAGGATGAGAATTACGATGACACTTATTTCGTGCGCGTAGCTGTTGAAAGTGGAGGTTGTTCAGGTCTTTCTTATAAATTGAATTTTGACAACGAAGAGAAAAAAGGCGATCAGTTTTTTGAAGATAAAGGCGTTAAAATCTGTTTAGATATCAAGTCATACCTTTATTTGGCAGGTACTGAATTAGATTATTCTGACGGATTAAATGGTAAAGGTTTTGAATTCCATAATCCGAATGCTTCAAGAACTTGTGCTTGTGGAGAAAGTTTCTCCGTTTAA
- a CDS encoding cysteine desulfurase family protein, with amino-acid sequence MDYCYFDNNATTKIDEKVLEIMLPYLKEHYGNASSIQHKLGRQSSHAIEKARIQVAESLNANPKEIYFTSGSTEAINTVIKGVSKTYKSKGNHIITSSSEHKAVINACESVEKEGMTTTYLPVNKFGLIDLEKLKNEINDKTVLVSIMAANNETGVLQPIEEIARICQEKDVLFFCDATQWYGKLPLDVQKIPIDILCVSAHKIHGPKGVGALYIRRKSKPIQIPAFIVGGKQEGGFRGGTYAVHQIAGLGEAAAQIEYDQALEDLRNYFEKILLETIEEVEIKTQSADRLPNTSNIHFKHVKGSELMTKLPNIAVSSGSACVSGDRDPSHVLKAMGYSDDEAFCSLRFSFSKYNSKEEIDYAIGQIKSAVDQIRKNSPIWEMYKEGLI; translated from the coding sequence ATGGATTACTGCTATTTCGACAACAATGCCACGACAAAAATAGACGAAAAGGTCTTAGAAATCATGCTGCCATATCTAAAAGAACATTATGGCAATGCTTCCAGTATCCAACATAAACTTGGTAGGCAATCTAGCCATGCCATCGAAAAGGCGCGAATCCAGGTTGCAGAATCATTAAATGCAAATCCAAAGGAGATTTATTTCACATCAGGCTCCACTGAGGCTATAAATACAGTTATCAAAGGAGTTAGCAAAACTTATAAATCAAAAGGTAACCATATCATAACCTCATCTTCAGAGCATAAAGCTGTGATCAATGCTTGTGAATCTGTTGAAAAGGAAGGCATGACTACAACATACTTACCTGTCAATAAGTTTGGTTTAATTGATTTGGAAAAGTTGAAGAATGAAATCAATGACAAAACTGTCCTGGTAAGCATTATGGCTGCTAACAATGAAACTGGTGTGCTCCAGCCAATCGAAGAGATAGCTAGAATCTGCCAGGAGAAAGACGTTTTATTCTTCTGCGATGCTACCCAATGGTATGGAAAACTTCCATTGGACGTTCAAAAAATCCCTATTGATATATTATGTGTGAGTGCACATAAAATCCATGGCCCAAAGGGTGTTGGAGCCTTGTACATTCGCCGTAAATCCAAACCTATTCAGATACCAGCATTTATAGTTGGTGGTAAACAAGAAGGCGGATTCAGAGGTGGAACGTATGCTGTTCATCAAATTGCAGGTTTAGGTGAAGCTGCTGCCCAAATTGAATATGACCAAGCCCTAGAAGATTTAAGAAATTATTTTGAAAAAATACTTTTGGAAACTATTGAAGAAGTAGAAATCAAAACTCAATCTGCAGACAGGTTACCAAACACAAGTAACATTCATTTCAAACATGTAAAAGGTTCCGAATTAATGACCAAATTGCCTAATATTGCGGTTTCCTCTGGATCTGCATGTGTATCAGGTGATAGGGACCCCTCCCATGTATTAAAAGCCATGGGATATTCAGATGATGAGGCTTTCTGTAGCTTGAGGTTCAGCTTCAGCAAATACAATAGCAAAGAAGAAATAGATTATGCTATCGGCCAAATTAAATCTGCAGTAGATCAAATCAGAAAGAACTCTCCAATCTGGGAGATGTATAAGGAAGGATTAATATGA
- a CDS encoding mechanosensitive ion channel family protein yields the protein MSFANIETSLEKLFDLVLLKIPSIAVGFAILFIGRFVIKYVLKFVDKRFIKRDVDVSIRSFVKSLLKFAMYALLILTVANTMGIETTSFIAALSAFGLAVGMALQGSLSNFAGGVLILVFRPFDVGDYISSANGSSGSVERIDLLYTTIIDDDGIRVFSPNGTLANSVIKNFSKITARRMQFSFTISYDTNIKQAREAILAILNADQRILDTPKKEVIVSDLK from the coding sequence ATGAGCTTTGCAAACATTGAAACCAGTTTAGAAAAGTTATTTGATCTTGTTTTATTAAAGATCCCAAGTATTGCAGTAGGATTTGCAATATTGTTTATTGGCAGATTTGTAATCAAATATGTCCTGAAATTTGTTGACAAAAGGTTTATTAAAAGGGATGTGGATGTTTCCATTCGTTCATTTGTCAAGAGCCTTTTGAAATTTGCAATGTACGCATTGTTGATTTTGACAGTGGCAAATACAATGGGTATCGAAACCACTTCATTTATTGCTGCATTATCAGCATTTGGTTTGGCTGTAGGTATGGCTTTGCAAGGAAGTTTGTCAAACTTTGCGGGAGGTGTACTGATTTTAGTTTTCAGACCTTTTGATGTTGGCGACTATATCTCAAGTGCAAATGGTTCCTCTGGTTCTGTAGAAAGAATAGACTTACTATATACTACAATCATTGATGATGATGGAATCCGTGTATTTAGTCCTAACGGCACGTTGGCAAACTCTGTAATCAAGAACTTTTCCAAAATCACCGCAAGACGAATGCAATTTTCTTTTACTATTTCTTATGATACCAATATAAAACAGGCTAGGGAAGCAATATTAGCCATTTTGAATGCTGATCAAAGAATTTTGGATACACCGAAAAAAGAAGTCATTGTGAGCGATTTAAAATAA
- a CDS encoding MIP/aquaporin family protein, protein MTPFIAELVGTAVMILLGGGVVANVVLNKTKGNDSGWIVISTAWALAVFVGVNIAAPYSGAHLNCAVTIANLALGKMDLATSLSYISAQFLGAMIGATVVWLVYKNHFDATEDPNAKRAVFCTEPAIRDLPINLISEVVGTFVLIFTILHFTDAKLPDEGIVGLGSIGAIPVAFLVWAIGLSLGGTTGYAINPARDLGPRIMHSILPIKNKAGFDAGYAWVPVLGPIIGALLAVGLNLLIH, encoded by the coding sequence ATGACGCCATTTATAGCAGAACTTGTCGGCACTGCAGTTATGATCCTTCTGGGAGGAGGAGTAGTTGCCAATGTTGTACTTAATAAAACTAAAGGAAATGATTCAGGATGGATTGTAATATCAACAGCTTGGGCTTTAGCCGTATTTGTTGGAGTTAATATTGCGGCACCTTACAGTGGTGCTCACTTGAACTGTGCGGTTACTATTGCAAACCTCGCTTTAGGAAAAATGGACCTGGCCACTTCCCTATCTTATATCTCAGCTCAATTCTTGGGTGCGATGATTGGGGCCACGGTAGTTTGGTTGGTTTACAAGAACCATTTTGATGCGACAGAAGATCCAAATGCAAAGCGCGCAGTTTTTTGTACTGAACCTGCCATTAGAGATCTTCCTATAAACTTGATTTCTGAAGTCGTAGGAACATTTGTATTGATTTTTACAATCCTACATTTTACAGATGCAAAGCTTCCTGATGAAGGCATCGTAGGATTGGGATCGATTGGTGCTATACCTGTTGCATTTCTAGTTTGGGCAATTGGTCTATCTCTTGGTGGAACTACTGGCTATGCTATCAACCCTGCCAGAGATTTGGGACCGCGAATCATGCATTCAATTCTTCCAATTAAAAATAAAGCAGGATTTGATGCTGGCTATGCTTGGGTACCTGTTCTTGGTCCAATTATTGGGGCTTTATTAGCCGTAGGACTGAATTTGTTAATACATTAA
- the glpK gene encoding glycerol kinase GlpK: protein MKEYIIALDQGTTSSRAILFNKKGDIVNIAQKEFQQIYPKSGWVEHDPQEIWSSQLAVFTEVLAKSKTKLESIKGIGITNQRETTVVWNRRTGEPIYNAIVWQDRRTADYCAKLIKDGHLEKVQQKTGLLIDSYFSATKIKWILDNVKGSRKLAERGELAFGTIDSWLIWNLTNGEKHVTDVTNASRTMLYNINDLKWDKDLLELFDIPESMLPEVKSSSEVYGETSTELGSRRIPIAGIAGDQQAALFGQMCTKKGMAKNTYGTGCFLLMNIGNKPVKSENKLVTTIGWQIGKEVVYALEGSIFIGGAVVQWLRDELKIIKKSSEVEALATSVDTTDGVYLVPAFAGLGAPHWDPNARGTLFGISRGTTDAHIARAALESIAYQTHDILKAMEADSKTKIKELRVDGGATENQFLLQFQADMLKSTVVKPKVTETTAMGAAFLAGLAVGFWKDLNELQAIWQEDKQIAPSKTLKLSKNLEEWNRAVKAVIYWANNK from the coding sequence ATGAAGGAATATATTATTGCATTAGATCAGGGTACGACAAGTTCAAGAGCAATCTTGTTCAATAAAAAAGGTGACATCGTTAATATTGCGCAGAAGGAATTTCAACAAATCTATCCTAAATCTGGCTGGGTTGAACATGATCCCCAGGAGATTTGGTCTAGCCAATTAGCAGTTTTCACTGAGGTATTAGCGAAGTCAAAAACAAAGCTTGAATCCATTAAAGGTATCGGAATTACCAACCAAAGGGAAACTACAGTAGTATGGAACCGAAGAACTGGTGAACCAATTTATAATGCAATTGTATGGCAAGATCGTCGAACTGCTGATTATTGTGCAAAACTAATCAAGGATGGTCATTTGGAAAAAGTGCAGCAAAAAACAGGCTTGTTGATAGATTCTTACTTTTCTGCGACAAAGATCAAGTGGATCTTGGATAATGTAAAAGGTTCAAGAAAATTGGCTGAACGAGGGGAATTAGCTTTTGGTACCATTGACTCGTGGTTAATCTGGAACTTAACGAACGGCGAAAAGCATGTTACCGATGTAACCAATGCATCAAGAACCATGCTTTACAATATCAATGATCTGAAATGGGACAAAGATCTGTTGGAATTATTTGATATTCCAGAATCTATGTTGCCAGAGGTTAAGAGTAGCTCGGAGGTTTATGGGGAAACCTCTACAGAATTGGGTAGCCGAAGAATCCCAATTGCGGGAATTGCTGGCGATCAGCAAGCAGCACTTTTTGGACAGATGTGTACCAAAAAGGGTATGGCTAAAAACACGTATGGTACTGGATGTTTCTTACTGATGAACATTGGAAATAAACCTGTTAAATCTGAAAACAAATTAGTTACTACAATCGGATGGCAGATTGGTAAAGAAGTGGTTTATGCCCTTGAAGGCAGTATTTTCATAGGTGGTGCAGTTGTGCAATGGTTACGCGATGAATTGAAAATCATTAAGAAATCTAGCGAAGTAGAGGCTTTGGCAACTAGCGTAGACACTACTGATGGCGTTTATTTAGTTCCTGCTTTTGCTGGCTTGGGAGCGCCGCATTGGGATCCAAATGCTAGAGGTACGCTGTTTGGTATTTCAAGAGGAACTACAGACGCACATATTGCAAGAGCAGCTCTGGAGAGCATTGCTTATCAGACCCATGATATTTTAAAGGCAATGGAAGCTGATTCGAAGACAAAAATCAAGGAATTACGTGTTGATGGAGGAGCGACAGAAAATCAATTCCTGTTGCAATTTCAGGCAGATATGTTGAAATCTACAGTTGTAAAGCCTAAAGTTACTGAAACAACAGCAATGGGTGCAGCATTTCTCGCAGGATTGGCAGTTGGATTTTGGAAAGACTTAAATGAACTACAAGCCATTTGGCAAGAAGATAAACAAATAGCACCTAGCAAAACATTAAAACTGAGTAAAAACCTTGAGGAGTGGAATCGAGCAGTAAAAGCTGTTATCTACTGGGCAAATAACAAATAA
- a CDS encoding glycerol-3-phosphate dehydrogenase/oxidase, translating to MLTEINRSDQLNKLRESIIWDMVVIGGGATGLGTAVDAASRGFKVLLIEKYDFAKGTSSKSTKLVHGGVRYLANGDIKLVMGALRERGLIFKNAPHVSSVQSFIIPVYTLFDKIKYLVGLKMYDWLAGSLRIGNSQSLSKAEVIEKLPHINPKGLKGGILYYDGQFDDARLAVNLGQTAVEYGATVLNYMEAIGFHKNEAGKVNGISIRDTETQETYKIKAKTVINATGVFVDDILKLDSPTHKNLVRPSQGSHIVIDQKFLDGIDALMIPETSDGRVLFGVPWHGKVLLGTTDIPINEHMIEPRPMEDEIEFILKTADSYLNPAPKREDILAIYAGLRPLAAPKDNDESTKEISRDHKLIHSESDLITITGGKWTTYRKMAEDTVNMAIRIGGLKDVPCKTKTLAIHGSTPDVYHAHWNLYGKDYQAIQQLIQEDESLRELLVEGYEYNAAEVVWACRYEMVRKVEDFLARRCRILLLDAKASMAAAPKVAQIMAKELGKTDEWAQNEVNQYIELAKRYTL from the coding sequence ATGCTCACTGAAATCAACAGATCAGATCAACTCAATAAACTTCGTGAATCTATTATTTGGGACATGGTTGTCATCGGAGGTGGCGCTACGGGTCTAGGAACTGCAGTTGATGCTGCAAGCCGGGGCTTTAAAGTCCTATTAATAGAAAAATATGATTTTGCCAAAGGAACCTCCAGCAAGAGTACCAAATTAGTGCATGGTGGGGTCCGGTATTTAGCCAATGGCGACATCAAACTAGTGATGGGTGCCTTGCGTGAAAGAGGATTGATATTTAAAAATGCTCCACACGTTTCTTCAGTCCAATCCTTTATCATTCCGGTTTATACTCTATTTGATAAGATAAAATATTTGGTCGGGCTTAAAATGTACGATTGGCTAGCAGGAAGCCTACGGATAGGTAATTCTCAATCTTTATCAAAAGCTGAAGTAATCGAAAAACTCCCGCACATCAATCCTAAAGGATTAAAAGGTGGGATATTATATTATGACGGTCAATTCGACGATGCAAGGCTAGCTGTTAACCTTGGACAGACGGCGGTCGAATATGGAGCAACCGTATTGAATTACATGGAAGCTATAGGTTTTCATAAAAATGAAGCAGGGAAAGTCAACGGCATTAGCATAAGAGATACTGAAACTCAAGAGACCTATAAAATTAAAGCTAAGACTGTTATCAATGCAACAGGAGTCTTTGTTGATGATATTTTGAAATTAGACTCTCCTACTCATAAAAATCTAGTTAGACCTAGCCAGGGTTCTCATATAGTGATTGATCAGAAATTCTTGGATGGAATAGATGCATTGATGATTCCTGAAACAAGCGATGGACGTGTGTTGTTTGGTGTTCCTTGGCATGGGAAAGTTTTATTGGGAACGACTGATATTCCTATCAATGAGCATATGATTGAGCCTCGTCCAATGGAGGATGAAATCGAATTTATTCTAAAGACTGCTGACAGTTATTTAAATCCTGCTCCTAAGCGTGAGGACATCTTGGCTATTTATGCTGGATTGAGGCCATTAGCTGCTCCAAAGGACAACGATGAGAGCACCAAAGAAATTTCCAGGGACCATAAGCTTATTCATAGTGAATCCGATTTAATCACAATTACCGGTGGCAAGTGGACTACCTATCGCAAAATGGCTGAGGATACCGTTAATATGGCCATAAGAATCGGTGGGTTGAAGGATGTCCCTTGTAAGACAAAAACATTGGCTATTCACGGATCTACTCCAGATGTATACCATGCACATTGGAATTTATATGGAAAAGATTACCAAGCAATTCAGCAATTGATTCAAGAGGATGAGTCTTTAAGAGAATTGCTTGTTGAAGGATATGAATATAATGCTGCAGAAGTTGTATGGGCATGTCGTTACGAAATGGTTAGAAAGGTAGAGGACTTTCTGGCTAGGCGTTGTCGAATTTTGCTTCTAGATGCTAAAGCATCGATGGCTGCAGCTCCTAAAGTTGCACAAATAATGGCAAAAGAGCTCGGTAAAACAGATGAATGGGCTCAAAATGAAGTTAACCAATACATTGAATTAGCAAAACGCTACACTTTGTAA
- a CDS encoding Gfo/Idh/MocA family oxidoreductase, protein MKENNNNSRRDFIKKSLIGAAAFTIVPRFVLGKGYLAPSDHLTKGVIGVGSMGRGHFGYAGTKTVAICDVDTRHLALAQKALGGGVKEHHDFRDLINNPEVDIVHIATPPHWHGLMAVEAARSGKDIWCEKPMTRTIGEGKKVKEAVKQHGNIFRLNTWFRFDANFYGMNVPVKKIKKLVDTGMLGWPLKVTISKHTGFDWKFYWVGKTNLPVQEVPKELDYEMWLGPAPHKPYSAHRTHLTFRGYWDYDGGGLGDMGQHYMDPVQYFLGKDNESPIKIEVDAPQQHSDAVGTWRKITYTYADGCQIILDGEGTEEGKAYIEGPNGKLYKGFVSDIPDLERKLAQYPEPAPQVTDFVDAVRTRQKFALNEENGYYSCTLVNLGLAALRLNRTLHYDSAKQEFVNDEAANRLINQPMRGPWSF, encoded by the coding sequence ATGAAAGAAAATAATAATAATTCTAGGCGCGATTTCATCAAGAAATCGTTGATTGGGGCAGCCGCTTTCACGATTGTTCCTCGTTTTGTACTTGGAAAGGGCTATCTAGCACCTAGTGACCATTTGACCAAAGGTGTCATTGGTGTTGGGTCTATGGGTAGAGGTCACTTCGGATATGCAGGTACGAAAACTGTTGCCATCTGTGATGTCGATACCAGACATTTGGCATTGGCTCAAAAAGCATTGGGTGGTGGTGTTAAAGAGCACCATGACTTCCGTGATTTGATCAACAATCCTGAAGTGGATATAGTACATATTGCCACGCCTCCACATTGGCATGGTCTTATGGCTGTAGAAGCTGCTCGCTCTGGAAAAGATATCTGGTGTGAAAAACCAATGACTAGAACTATTGGTGAAGGTAAAAAAGTAAAAGAAGCTGTAAAACAGCATGGTAATATTTTTAGATTGAATACCTGGTTCCGCTTTGATGCCAATTTTTACGGCATGAATGTACCGGTTAAAAAAATCAAAAAATTAGTCGATACGGGTATGTTAGGATGGCCTTTGAAAGTGACTATCAGTAAACATACAGGATTCGACTGGAAGTTCTATTGGGTAGGAAAAACTAATCTACCTGTTCAAGAAGTTCCAAAAGAACTTGATTATGAAATGTGGTTAGGTCCAGCTCCCCACAAACCTTATAGTGCTCACCGTACTCATTTAACCTTTAGAGGATACTGGGATTATGATGGTGGTGGATTAGGAGATATGGGACAGCATTACATGGATCCAGTTCAATATTTCTTAGGCAAAGACAACGAGAGCCCAATCAAGATTGAAGTGGATGCTCCGCAACAACATTCTGATGCGGTAGGTACCTGGAGAAAAATCACATATACCTATGCTGATGGTTGCCAAATCATCTTAGATGGTGAAGGAACGGAAGAAGGTAAGGCTTATATCGAAGGTCCTAACGGAAAATTATACAAAGGTTTTGTTTCTGATATTCCAGACTTGGAGCGCAAATTAGCGCAATATCCAGAACCTGCACCTCAGGTAACTGATTTCGTAGATGCAGTTCGTACGCGTCAGAAATTCGCCTTGAATGAGGAAAATGGTTATTACTCTTGTACTTTGGTTAACCTAGGGTTAGCGGCGCTTCGCCTAAACAGAACCCTTCATTACGATTCCGCAAAACAAGAGTTCGTCAATGATGAAGCAGCTAACAGATTAATTAACCAGCCGATGAGAGGCCCTTGGTCTTTCTAA